The nucleotide sequence ATCTAAGTTAAATTGTGATTAATGTCCAGTGAAACGAGAAATCAATTTGGTTGTGATCCCGCAAAGCATGACAGCATCCACTAATTATAGAAGGATAAGTCAATGTACAGAAATTTAACAAAGATATACAGTAAggggaaatttcaaattgtGGGAGTATCTAACAATTAACACATGAgaagtgaaaagaaataaaaaatgatgaaagaaaaaaaagaaaaagaaaaaagtaccAATACAATTGATTTCATTTGctaatccattcttttttttctattcaacCAAAACCAAGATAACAAATCCTTATTTTTTCCTTGACATATACTTAacctcaatcaaaacacaacctAGAGAAACATGCTCTATGAAGTTCAATAAGATAACATGCATCTCctaaaacaagaataataaaatttggtAGGCACGAAACAAGAGAAAAGCTTCACCTCCAACAGCAAGCACATCTGGTGCACGATGTTTTTCCCTGGAAATAAAGGTTTCCGTTGCATTAGCTCCATAAAGATGCATCCCACAGACCACACATCAATCGCAGTGGTATATCCAGAAGAATTCAACAATAATTCTGGTGCTCGGTAGCTTTTTGTAACAGGAAAATTCTCCCTAATAACAGCAGAGGTAATGGGTTCAAACCCAAAATCACAAATCTTCAAGTCACAATTTGCATTTAGGAGGATGTTGCTTGGCTGCAAATCTAAATGAAGAACATTTGCCGAATGTATGTATTTCAATCCACAAAGAGTCTGATATAAAATATACTGTCAAAAGagaatgcaaaaaagaaaaagaaaccgATCAGATAGCCATTTATAGAGAATCCCAGAAAGATACAATAcaataatatttgataaaaatagtcTGATGTGATAATCAAGATattaacaattaatataatGTTAAACTTCAAATAATAGGATCAGAAGCACATGCTGGAAGAGCAAAGGGCAAAGAGATTTCGAATGCTAAACAAAAGTCATAAAATTCAAGCTCTTTTGCTAACcgacaaaaattcaaaatcagtTCCTTGTTAAAATACACTGCACAAAGCACACCGAAGAACCTTACCACATGTTCACATCTATCATATAGCAAAATTAAGAAGTCTTGCTAAAAAGCTATAACTAGAAAATAAACTGATCAAACATTGAGATTATCTACAATATTATTGTATAacttagaaaatgaaaaatttgggaTTTTAGAGTCCATCTTAGGCATTCCAAACCCAAACACACTATGAATCTAGATGTAAAGGAGTTTTcttcattattataaataagGATGCTTTCCCCGACAACAGAAGCAACTTTTACAAGCTGTTGAAAGCTAGGGAAAAACTCCAAAACCTTGAGAGCCCTAAATGTTGGCTTCACAGAGAGCAAAACGAACACAAGCACATTTGAAATTCTCAAATTGTTGGATAATTAGTCACATCCTCCGCACATACACATAGTGTACAATAACATTCTTAAAAAGAGGAAATCTAAGATACAAATTGATCATCACATGCATTACATCCCTCTATCTCTTTCTGTACTCAAGATTGAAATATATCAGCATACTAAACATCGAGTTAAATTAAAAGGCTAGAGGTTGCTCAGTCCATCATAAATCTGTTGGTGAGATATTTAAAACCAAATCTCCATCACAGCTTATTTTACAACtttaatatctttattattcctttaataaaaaattgtgcCCTTCATTGTAGGTTATCTTTTCACTAAGAACGAAATCCTCGACAGTAATGATTTGTTGACTGCTCACAGCAGTGAACCACCAAAAATGGATCACCAAAAAATGGGAAGAAAAATAgcttttcttctattttaatCAAACTCGCCATGTATTCCCCATGCCTTGGTGTTCCAAAAGGAAAGAATGGAGGTTTATTTTAATGCAAGTAGCAAACTACATTCAAATTGAACGAAGAAAAAACATGGAGAAAGAATGAGATAATATTGTGAACGTCATGCCTtcgaaatttaaaaaatagaatgcTTCTGTATTGTCAATAATCTCTCTGAGATACTTATGTTGAAATTAACTTCTACACGATGGAGGCTTCTAATTTGGCATCCATTCTTAAAGGACGCATCCCGATAATATTAGGAATGAGGCCATACCAAATCTCCATAAACACAAAAAGATGAAGTGATAATACTAAATGGGATAAGCAAAACCATATGTAGTACTTGATGAAAAGAATAAATTCAGTAAAACCGAATAAAAAGGTGTACCGTTGAATATAGGATATTTTCTAGAGAATTATGTGGCAAATTTTTAATGGTCAACAGTTGAAAAAAGAACATTGTTTTGCCATTTAGATATACAACTCTAATGCCAACATCTCATGCTTGACTATAAGCCAAAATGCATGTTGATTCCATTTGATGCAGACTATACACCAAGAAGATCTAGAAAATATTACAGCAAGATGCCAAGTTTCTATTTGATACAGACTATAAGCTAAGAAGATTTGGAAAATATTACAGTAAAATATAGTGTACAAAGATCAGCATTAACCACAACCatttggcatggtttagggtTAAAAGTTGTTTAAGAGCTAATCTTTTGACTGTCAGTGTTAGGGCTACAGTTTCATGTTTGGCCTGCAAAATGTGCCAAATCAAgtggataattttattttaagctTGAGTTGATTAATAGAGCATAGAAATTTAGGTAAGCCCAATTCTGTTTGCATGATCATGAATTCTATTTGCATTTAAACTTGGATAAGTACTCTAATATCAGTAAAAGAATGATGGATCCATCAGGAAATATCACAAAACTTTCTAGTGTGTCTTTGCCCATGACAAGATGATGCGTAAGGTATGAGTTATTTTCATGATACCaagattgaaaatttattcataagAAAAGCTTAGCCCCAAacaacactatatatatatatatatatatttgttttttatgaagggttatttgattatatacaatgattttttaattccATGTAGCCCCACTCACACTAGCAAGTCAATGTACACAaactattaaaattatttttattaaataacattTATTGCTATTTTAAAATGACCCAAATACCttcttttacaaaaataaaaacagctcAAAACTACATGAGTCTTCAAATCCTATACATTTAATGGTCTATAATCTAACAACATATAAGATTTGACAATTGAGAATTGATCCCAAAATGTTTATAATATCAAAGTTAAGAAATAAGTCAATGCggtgaaaaaaaagagatatgAAGAATTAAGGATTTAATTAAAGACAAAGTTCTAACATAAGCATGTAGTAATTGTAGTAATTTTGAACATCAATGCAAGTTGGGACGAACATATACAATGAAAATTGATAATGGGGAGTGTGTTTCAAACAAAGATACATATAACACACATCGTGAGGTCCAAAACcacaatataaagaaaataacgAAAAAACACAACACATAATGGGAGGTcgaatatcaaaatataaaaaaataatgaaaaaaaccGTATATGTAACACTCACAAAATGAAACCGACCTGAATGTGTTCCTCAGATAAAGGTTGGTTGGAGTGGATTATTTGATGCAGATTAGTCTCCATAAGTTCATAGGCAATGTAGACATCATTAAATAGTTCCCATTGCGGAGGAGGTATGATGTCCCTGATTGCTAGAACCTGTGTTTTACAATTACAACATACATTAGATGATATATACACAcctgtataaaaaaaattataaaagcataaaaaccACAGTAATGTTAAGAAACACCACTCAATagcttttgaattttcaaaacttttgaGTATCCAACgcaaaaatcaacaaaagtgAAAACAACATCCAAAATAGGCACTTTCGAACAATCAAATTGGATAAATTCAAACTTGGAGTTTTAGAGAAGTAAAATGTCAAATCAGGAGCAAATCTCATAATCAAACTACAAAAAGATGCAAAGCCCAGTCTCCTCAATCCAACTGAACTAATCAAAAAATGAAATTGTTTGCACCCTCAAATTCATTTATAAGGTCATCACGGTTCTAGCCTCAAGCAACTCTCACTACTATCATTATTGAAGTTAATCAAAGGGTGCAAACAAGAGCAATTTTCTTCAAATGTTAAATCCAAAAACTTTTCCCAAGTTTAGTCTAATCAACATTCTTCATCCAAAAGATTAGGTGAAAAGTTCCAACTCAAACCAGTTGGGAAAATATTTGTGTATATGAAGTTTCTGCCGATTTGGctactgataaaaaaaaatccatctccCATTCAAAAGAGATTATTAGGGACTTAGCATCATAGTTTAAGCTTCAATTTATCTCCTTTCACAAATGCTGAATTTGTGCTTATATTCTAAATTTCCACCTCTAGGGCATCTTGAAAAACAACCAATTAAGTCAAAGTCTAAGCAGTGAAGTGAATGTTCCGCAAAAATGTCACTTTCACATGTATCAAGTTAGGCTATTCAAGTTTGTTTTATCATCTTCTATGGTATCTAATTAAATGATTGAGTTGCACTATTCATCTAGTTTCTACGGACGGTTTAGTTTTGCCAAGGTTCTAGAAAGAATTTTGGCTTTGAAACAACTAAATCAACTTGCTTTCTATTGTTCAAGCAATAAAAGGCGCACAAGAAACAAGTACTTACAAGAACAAATCCACAATAAGGAGTAACAAGTATGCAGGAATGACATCATCTAACGAACTACTACTAACAAAATATGTTGATACAaccagattaaaaaaaaaaatcccagaCAGTTCTTGAGacactttttttatcttttaattcttAGGTCTATAGAATTTTCCTTCCATTTGGgtatattaaaaagaataaacttCTCCTGGCACAACTAAGCCAGTTATGAACCAAGAATTGAGCCTTTCCCCGGAATTGGGCATACCAAGATCTGGATCTTTCGCTTTTCCTTGCCACcagacaataaaaaaatatatttgatttttatcccCATGACCACAATTGCAAGTGATGCACTTCTTTTTCTAATCAAGATCAAATCAACTTGACAACTTTATAGAACACCATGAAAATACGGGTTGCTTTTAATTCAATTAGATTTTTGACCCTACAATTTgtacaaaatacaacaaatttaTCTCACATGTCATTAATGTAAGGTAATTTTAAGGTTGAGACCAAGTGTCAGTTCCGTCAGTAGATGCAATACAATACATCACAATTAGGAAAGCAAAAGTGATAAGAAAaggagccaaaaaaaaaaaatcctttcacTCCAAGAAATTTGATCTatggagaaaaagagagagaaagagagagaaagagagaattcAACTCACTGACATTTTCATGGTCCATGTGGCGCAAAAGCTTAACCTCCCTCAACATCCTCTTAGCATAGAGTATATTATCAAAAGCATGCCGGATCCTCTTGATCGCCACCTGCTCTCCCGTCTCCGAATTCAAAATAGACCTAAAACCAACGAAACAAAAACCCAATCAAATCAAGAATCCAcagaagaaacaaacaaaaaagaaactcACCAGATGACGCCATAAGGGTCACTGCGAAGGAGAGTGATCGGGGGCCTATACTTGCAAGTGACCTCAAAAACAAACCTACATATATTATACCGGACGAACCTTCCCCCATGGGTAAGGGTCGCTTCCATCTTCACCGGCGCCGCCATCTCCGCTCCCTCCTGCGCCTCTGCCATCTCCACTCCCTCCTGCGTCTCTCCCATCTCCTCCGATTCAATTCCCagcccctctctctctctctctctctctctctcttctgttTCTGGGAAGACACAGTCCGTAACCCTGTTACcctaactttgttttttttttatatatatatttagtccCCTAGAATGTTTCGTATTTTAGGTTCAGTCCTTATCCTCTTTTGTTTCTGGGAAAATAGAGTCCGTAACcctaactttgttttttttttttttatatttagtacCCCCCGGAATGTTTCGTATTTTAGGTTCAGTCCTTATCTAGTTAAaggtataatatatatatttatacataaaacTTGTTGGGCAATGGGCATGAGGCCCATTTATAATGTTATACTTCCATTATAATTGGCCCAAACGGTGCTGAAACAGAACACGTCCTTCCTTATAATGTTATACTTCCATATACTTACATACCATATACTTACAGGCATCATTGgctatttaaaattatatatatacataatatataaatataactgaCATATTTTCTGATAGAGTACAGTCGGCGCGAGTCGTATGAACAGTGGGTAGGTGGCTGGAATCTCTGCATGCAGATACTCTTGTACCTGATTctttctccattctttttttttcttctaattaataaaaatataaaccacgctcgtgtttttttttcctgtatttattaattattattgtatatatatatataattttacgcAAATTCTTTTTGCAGGTTGTTCTCTTGGTGCGATCGGAGGGCCGGATGAATCCCCAGCCGAAGAAATCCAACGGTATCCATTCCATAGCCTATCGGAAGCTTCTGCAGCAACGTACTATTATTGTCGTCTTCTCTTTTTCCCATCTCTCTCATCGCACGGTTTATATCATCAGCGATATCAATTCCCAGCCGTTGGATCCCACGCTCATGATGGTGCAGAGACCtgtatcatttttgttttattgaaaaactatGTTAATGAAACTACATGGAAATTAAAAAAGTGAAAccattcatcaaaaaaaaaaacaaaatttgaaaccAAACCTCGTTCGCCGGCAATGGGAAAACGGAAGAGAGGAGTCGACTTGACGGTTGCAGTTCCTCCCCCCCCACCCAACCGAGGCGCCCCCCTCCCTCTCCCTGCACCTTGGTCTTTGGAGGGAATCTTATTCTCGGATCTTGAGCGCGTCCGCCTCCTGGGCTCCGGCGTCAGCGGCAAAGTTTGGATGGTCCGGCATAAACTCTCCACCAAACTCTATGCCCTGAAGTGCATTCAAGGATCCCTGAATGAAAACACTCACCGCCAAACCTGCCGAGAAATTGAGATACTCCAGACTGCCGACAGCCCCTTCATTATCCGTTGTCATGGCTTCCATGACAACTCCGGCGACACTGAGCTCCTCTTCGAGTTCATGGATGGTGGCTCTCTTGAAGGCCATCGCGTATCTGTCGAACCTCTCCTTGCCGAAGTCTCCCGGCAAGTGCTATCCGCCATAGCCTACCTCCACAGCCGCAGGATAGTTCACCGCGACATCAAACCCGCCAACATTCTCATTGACAATCACGGGTTTTTCAAGCTTGCGGATTTTGGCATCAGCCGCACGGTCTCCCCGACGACAATGGGTTGCAAGACCTCATGTGGCACCATCTTGTACTTGGGCCCTGAGCGTTTCAACAACGAGGAGTACGATGGCTTCGCGAATGATATCTGGAGCTTTGGCATTACACTTCTGGAATGTTATCTTGGGTATTTTCCTTTCGGTGAGAATTCCAAGATAGATGGTACTGTGAGCTTTGCCATATGCCAGGACGAACCTCCAAAACCTCCGGAGACCGCGTCTTCCAACTTCCGTGATTTCATCTCCCGGTGTTTACAGAAAGATCCGGCGAGCAGGTCCACAGCTGCACAACTCTTGCAACACCCCTTCATCACCGAGTGTCGGCTTTCCTGTGCTCCCCCCTAGCTCCTCCTCTTAGTTATTCTGCTGGCACTGCATGTTACTAATTTTTCTGCATGCAAATTTTGTAAGCCAATGGACATGGTTAATTAACTGTTTTGCTATTCTGTTGGCACTGCATGTTACTAATTTTCTGCATGCAAATTTTGTAAGCCAATGGACatggttaattaattgtttttttggttaaacTGAGGTTTTGTCTAATGGAAGATGAGTTCTTTCAGTTACTTTGGTTATGTTTGGAGCATGCAAATTTTGTAAGCCAATGGACatggttaattaattgtttttttttttttgttaagctGAGGTTTTGTCTAATGGAAGATGAGTTCTTTCTGTTACTTTGGTTATGTTTGGAGCATGCGAAATTATGTAAGCCAATGGACatggttaattaattgttttttttttgttaagctGAGGTTTTGTCTAATGGAAGATGAGTTCTTTCAGTTACTTTGGTTATGTTTGGAGCATGCAAATTTTGTAAGCCAATGGACatggttaattaattgtttttttttttttttggttaagtTGACGTTTTGTCTAATGGAAGATGAGTTCTTTCAATTACTTTGGTTATGTTTGGGAGTATATATGAAACAAGTATCAGTGATACTTACTGGCTAAAATTACacaatttaaatgaaataacTCAATTTTGTTTGAAGCCattataaatagaaaacattcaaGGTGCACATTTTCATGCTAGAAGtgcaagaataaaaataaaacaaaccaaattataactcaataataataataataatgataatgataactTGTTTATACATAAAAGCACAAAAGTGTATATAATACATTCCATTTGacaaccaaaagaaaaactGCCTACAAatattggttttattttcttgatgaatGGCGCTAATCgcaaagataatatatatttcgGCTTTATATTACATCGAAGACTCCTGTTAGACTGTCGAAAGAATAACATATAATCTAAATCAACAAAACATGAGATGCAAGGAAGAGACTTTGAAATGGAACCATAGTTCCTTCCATGGTTCCACAGGGTTTTCTCCCTCAACATGCACCACTTTCTCAATTTCGTTCAGGCGGGGCGTTTACCAAACATTGTGAAGATATCTCCCTTCCTTTTCAGTCATCTTATGCTGCACATAATCCTTGGTTGGACCCTCACGAGAGAAGGCAACAATCAGCTCAGAGAGTGCACCTGCCTCAACAAAATTGTTCAATTCATCCTCATAAATGAAATCCTGCATATTACCCAAAAATGTTCATTATACATTCCATTTACAAGAcaaaacatttatatttttcatatgtatATCTACACACAAAAGAAAGGGTCAGATCTAGTTACCATTTTCCGGTTCCTGCATCCAAAGAAGAGAATTGCTTGGCCCAGTTCTGCTCCAGAATGCTTCAGTGCCAATCGTTCCTGAGGAGGCATATACGCAAATGAATACATAAAAACCATATACTCTCTTAGAATTGACATCCAGTAATAAATTAGTTTGCAATCTACCTACAAGAATCCCCTGAAAGGAGCTAGCCCTGTACCAGGACCAATCCTGATGATTGGTACGCTTGTATCTGCTGGAAGTTTAAAATTCGATTGCCTCACAAAGACAGGAACCCAACTGCAATCCTGATCTTCAACCAAAGGGGTCGCATGCTGTTTAAACAGAATCCAATTTGAGGTCgcacaagaaaaaaacatgcatgattgTAATAGGTACATACATAAAGTATGTTTTCATTCAGTTATCAATTAACTGGCACATGCATTTACCTCATGCCCAAGTGTATAAAGTGCATAAGAGCTTATCAGAGTGTATCTGGGAGATTGAAATCAAGGTTAAAAGCATCTTTCTTTTAGAGATTTGATCTCACCAGTTGAATCAGAATTGGCATGCCAACTGTCCTTAAAATGCAGATATGATTAACAAGCACGGGGTTGAAAGGATGGAGACATTGCACAAGATGCAATTGTTCACATATGTCAACATCTAGCAAGTGAGAtactaattaatttatcaacCGTTAGTTAAGTCATGCATTCTGTGTTTTCTTTCTACAGTTTTAACTTTATATTCTTCCCTCAATATGTAATGACCCTTTTAATAGCTTTCATATTCAATCTCAAAACACGCATTTTAGTGCTAATTATAATTTCCTCAGTGCCCTCCATCTTTGGTTTGTCACTGATTATTATGCTAAACATAATATAACGTATGGGAGACATAAAACATGGTCAGTACATATCACATGATAGCACTAGTCTGCAACTACAAACATTAACCATAAGTCACAAGACATTTGCTGGCAATTCTCACACAAGACAAAAGGCAGGCAGTGTCAATGCAGCCTTAAACAATGTTAAAAACCAGAGTCAATATCCAGACAATCAAGAGAACATAGTAAACCAGAAGCTAGTCTATATGCCAGATAGCAGAATTTTCTGAAGCTAGTTAGGGATATACATGACAGAGATGTGTGTGATGCAGTCAAGTAGATATCCACAAACTCAATAAACATATTCCcacattaaaaagaaatcaatgctAAACACTAAATTTGTGtgtgcctatatatatatacacaccttCATCCAAGTTGAGCAGACTCCTTTGTGAATCCTTCCAGTTGGTGTCGGTCCATAGACCAAGGCACATGTTACATGAATTCTTGAGGGTGCCATCCTGTTATTAAATTAGAATCATCCCAATGAGatagagaagaaaaaccaggATTTAAAGTAAAAAGAGAAGTACAATAGTGATGCTTACTTGGGAGAAGATGATATAGAATAATATCTAGGCTGTAAGCGAGGAGCTATTGCTGCAAAGAAAACACCAAGAGGAGGCTTTGCAGATGGAAATTCAGCCATAACTTCTAGAAGGCTCCTCTGACTTGCAACTATCCATTGAGAATATTCATCctgaatcaaaagcaaagacaGGGAACGAATCTCATGACAAAAATCAACAGTAAGCATATCATCATCAATAGACAGTACCAACCTTCCCAGCAGGGGAAGCTAGAAATCTTAGTCGTTCAGCCTCACTGGGTTCAGAAGCATGAGCAGCTAAAGCAAGTAAAGCAGCCTAAGAGACATATCAAGCACACGtaagtaaacaaacaaaaactatCTTGTTAACAGGTATAGATATGTTACAGAAGGTTAGTGGCAATAAAGAAGAAATTAGAAAATCCAACCTTCTTAGGTGAACTCAGAAGGTCAGCATATCGCGTAAGTGCAGTTCTCAAGGTACATGGCGACGGGAAAGGAGGAGCTAAGGAGCCACCACTGCGTGGTGAGCCATCCTCCTCATTCGCATGAATGGAGAAGTATGTGTCTGATGAATAGCCTAAAAGCC is from Dioscorea cayenensis subsp. rotundata cultivar TDr96_F1 unplaced genomic scaffold, TDr96_F1_v2_PseudoChromosome.rev07_lg8_w22 25.fasta BLBR01000148.1, whole genome shotgun sequence and encodes:
- the LOC120253660 gene encoding mitogen-activated protein kinase homolog MMK1-like, giving the protein MGETQEGVEMAEAQEGAEMAAPVKMEATLTHGGRFVRYNICRFVFEVTCKYRPPITLLRSDPYGVIWSILNSETGEQVAIKRIRHAFDNILYAKRMLREVKLLRHMDHENVLAIRDIIPPPQWELFNDVYIAYELMETNLHQIIHSNQPLSEEHIQYILYQTLCGLKYIHSANVLHLDLQPSNILLNANCDLKICDFGFEPITSAVIRENFPVTKSYRAPELLLNSSGYTTAIDVWSVGCIFMELMQRKPLFPGKNIVHQMCLLLELIGTPKEDDLGFLDEVGRRSICRLPCYARQSFAEKFPQMHHTAIDLVEKMLAFNPSQRISVEDALAHPYFASLHDTSDEPVCITPFSFNFEQHVITRDHVKELIYREALALNPEYQT
- the LOC120253663 gene encoding mitogen-activated protein kinase kinase 4-like, encoding MGKRKRGVDLTVAVPPPPPNRGAPLPLPAPWSLEGILFSDLERVRLLGSGVSGKVWMVRHKLSTKLYALKCIQGSLNENTHRQTCREIEILQTADSPFIIRCHGFHDNSGDTELLFEFMDGGSLEGHRVSVEPLLAEVSRQVLSAIAYLHSRRIVHRDIKPANILIDNHGFFKLADFGISRTVSPTTMGCKTSCGTILYLGPERFNNEEYDGFANDIWSFGITLLECYLGYFPFGENSKIDGTVSFAICQDEPPKPPETASSNFRDFISRCLQKDPASRSTAAQLLQHPFITECRLSCAPP